One window of the Eucalyptus grandis isolate ANBG69807.140 chromosome 8, ASM1654582v1, whole genome shotgun sequence genome contains the following:
- the LOC104416462 gene encoding anthocyanidin 3-O-glucosyltransferase 5 yields MEKPKKLRVALLSSPGPGHLIPVIELGKCLVADHDFEATVFVLPLQASRAEAEIIKSAMTPKLLDIVELPAPDLSAAGLSPDAAVVTRLVIMMREARPAFRSALEGMEARPDVLIVDMFGVEYLCIGDELGIPKYVFVPSNAWFLALLIYSPALDKEVKGEYVDRTEPLEIPGCKPLRPEDVVDSMLDRSDQQYHEYVQWAGGIPTGDGILLNVWEDLQAETLAALRNEEFLGRVVNGPVYTAGPLTRLVRPAGLGKELLEWLDKQPSESVMFVSFGSGGTMSAEQQVELAWGLELSQQRFIWVLRQPTVKALDGSFFDVGKGDAGNEVLSFLPSGFTAHTRGIGFILPSWASQVEILILDKFRFLANCHRLSPTQHGNGSGA; encoded by the exons ATGGAGAAGCCAAAAAAGCTCCGTGTGGCGCTCCTCTCGAGCCCCGGCCCAGGCCACCTCATCCCTGTCATCGAGCTCGGCAAGTGCCTCGTTGCCGACCACGACTTCGAGGCAACCGTCTTCGTCCTCCCCCTGCAGGCCTCCCGTGCTGAGGCCGAGATCATCAAGTCTGCCATGACCCCCAAGCTCCTCGACATCGTGGAGCTCCCGGCCCCCGACCTGTCGGCTGCGGGCCTCAGCCCAGATGCAGCTGTGGTCACGAGGCTTGTGATCATGATGCGTGAGGCCCGGCCGGCATTCAGGTCTGCGCTCGAGGGGATGGAGGCCCGGCCCGATGTCCTCATTGTGGACATGTTTGGGGTGGAGTATCTGTGCATTGGCGACGAGTTGGGGATCCCCAAGTATGTCTTCGTGCCTTCCAATGCATGGTTTCTTGCGCTGTTGATATACTCGCCGGCACTGGACAAGGAAGTGAAGGGAGAGTACGTGGACCGAACCGAACCGCTCGAGATCCCAGGTTGCAAGCCACTCCGACCAGAGGACGTGGTGGACTCCATGCTGGACCGGTCTGACCAGCAGTACCATGAGTACGTGCAGTGGGCTGGCGGGATCCCGACGGGAGATGGAATCTTGTTGAATGTGTGGGAGGATTTGCAGGCCGAGACGCTGGCTGCGCTGAGGAATGAGGAGTTCTTGGGACGGGTTGTGAACGGTCCGGTATATACGGCTGGGCCGCTCACTAGACTGGTCAGACCGGCCGGTTTGGGGAAGGAGCTGCTGGAATGGCTGGATAAGCAGCCGAGCGAGTCGGTGATGTTCGTCTCGTTTGGAAGTGGAGGGACTATGTCGGCTGAGCAGCAGGTCGAGCTGGCTTGGGGATTGGAGCTAAGCCAACAAAG GTTTATATGGGTACTTCGACAACCAACTGTCAAAGCTCTTGATGGATCATTTTTTGATGTGGGAAAGGGTGATGCCGGCAATGAGGTTTTGAGCTTTTTGCCGAGTGGATTCACAGCACATACCCGTGGCATTGGATTTATACTCCCATCATGGGCCTCACAAGTGGAAATCTTGATCCTGGACAAGTTTAGGTTCTTAGCGAATTGTCATCGTCTCTCCCCAACACAGCATGGTAATGGAAGTGGGGCTTGA
- the LOC104456851 gene encoding anthocyanidin 3-O-glucosyltransferase 5, producing MEKPKKLRVALLSSPGLGHLIPVIELGKCLVADHGFEATVFVLPLQASRAEAEIIKSAMTPKLLDIVELPPPDLSASGLSQDAAMTMRLVVMMREARPAFRSALEGMEARPDVLMVDMFGVEYLCIGDELGIPKYVFVPSNAWFLALFIYSPALDKEVKGEYVDRTEPLEIPGCKPLRPEDVVDSMLDRSDQQYHEYLQGAGKIPTGDGILLNVWEDLQAETLAALRNEEFLGRVVNGPVYTVGPLTRPVRPAGLGKELLEWLDKQPSESVMFVSFGSGGTMSAEQQVELAWGLELSQQRFIWVLRQPTVKALDGSFFDVGKGDAGDEVLSFLPSGFTAHTRGIGFILPSWASQVEILSHPSVGGFLSHCGWNSTLESIVNGVPMIAWPLYAEQGLNATLLTEEVGVAVRPKVLPSKKIVGREEIEKLVRTIMVEKEGHTLRDRVRDLKSSAQKAMARGGSSYESLCKMKEDCQMRIRQIKKAH from the exons ATGGAGAAGCCAAAAAAGCTCCGTGTGGCGCTCCTCTCGAGCCCCGGCCTGGGCCACCTCATCCCTGTCATCGAGCTCGGTAAGTGCCTCGTTGCTGACCACGGCTTCGAGGCAACCGTCTTCGTCCTCCCCCTGCAGGCCTCCCGTGCTGAGGCCGAGATCATCAAGTCTGCCATGACCCCCAAGCTCCTCGACATCGTGGAGCTCCCGCCCCCCGACCTGTCGGCTTCGGGCCTCAGCCAGGATGCAGCCATGACCATGAGGCTCGTGGTCATGATGCGTGAGGCCCGGCCGGCATTCAGGTCTGCGCTCGAGGGGATGGAGGCCCGGCCCGATGTCCTCATGGTGGACATGTTTGGGGTGGAGTATCTGTGCATTGGCGACGAGTTGGGGATCCCCAAGTATGTCTTCGTGCCTTCCAATGCATGGTTTCTTGCGCTGTTCATATACTCGCCGGCGCTGGACAAGGAAGTGAAGGGAGAGTACGTGGACCGAACCGAACCGCTCGAGATCCCAGGTTGCAAGCCACTCCGACCAGAGGACGTGGTGGACTCCATGCTGGACCGGTCTGACCAGCAGTACCACGAGTACCTGCAGGGGGCTGGCAAGATCCCAACGGGAGATGGAATCTTGTTGAATGTGTGGGAGGATTTGCAGGCCGAGACGCTGGCTGCGCTGAGGAATGAGGAGTTCTTGGGACGGGTTGTGAACGGTCCGGTATATACGGTTGGGCCGCTCACTAGACCGGTCAGACCGGCCGGTTTGGGGAAGGAGCTGCTGGAATGGCTGGATAAGCAGCCGAGCGAGTCGGTGATGTTCGTCTCGTTTGGAAGTGGAGGGACTATGTCGGCTGAGCAGCAGGTCGAGCTGGCTTGGGGATTGGAGCTAAGCCAACAAAG GTTTATATGGGTACTTCGACAACCAACTGTCAAAGCTCTTGATGGATCATTTTTTGATGTGGGAAAGGGTGATGCTGGCGATGAGGTTTTGAGCTTTTTGCCGAGTGGATTCACAGCACATACCCGTGGCATCGGATTTATACTCCCATCATGGGCCTCACAAGTGGAAATCTTGAGCCATCCATCCGTGGGTGGCTTCCTATCTCATTGTGGATGGAACTCGACCCTAGAGAGCATAGTGAATGGAGTGCCCATGATTGCCTGGCCATTGTATGCCGAGCAAGGGCTAAACGCAACACTCCTTACTGAGGAGGTTGGTGTGGCAGTGAGGCCAAAGGTGCTGCCATCGAAGAAGATTGTGGGGAGGGAGGAGATAGAGAAGTTGGTGAGGACAATAATGGTGGAGAAAGAAGGGCATACATTAAGAGATAGAGTTAGAGATCTCAAGAGTAGCGCACAAAAGGCTATGGCAAGAGGTGGTAGTTCCTACGAGTCTCTTTGTAAGATGAAGGAAGATTGCCAAATGAGGATCCGCCAGATTAAGAAGGCTCATTAA
- the LOC104456849 gene encoding BES1/BZR1 homolog protein 2-like → MAGGASGRLPTWKERENNKRRERRRRAIAAKIYTGLRAQGNYKLPKHCDNNEVLKALCTEAGWVVEEDGTTYRKGSKPPPGEIMGASANISACSSYQPSPQSSAFPSPVPSYHASPTSSSFPSPTRFDANPSSYLLPFLRNIASIPTNLPPLRISSSAPVTPPLSSPTSRNSKRKPDWESLSNSSIHKSSFRHPLFAASAPSSPTRRQNMTPPTIPECDESDASTVDSGRWVSFHQNVAVAAAAPPSPTFNLVKSSSQQGPLKDGVEQNSSLAWVASSDRAWGSEFEFENGRVKPWEGERIHEIGVDDLELTLGSSKARA, encoded by the exons ATGGCCGGAGGGGCCTCCGGGAGGCTTCCGACGTGGAAGGAGAGGGAGAACAacaagaggagggagaggaggaggagggccatAGCCGCGAAGATATACACGGGCCTCAGGGCTCAGGGCAACTACAAGCTCCCCAAGCACTGCGACAACAATGAGGTCTTGAAAGCTCTCTGCACCGAAGCCGGTTGGGTCGTTGAAGAAGATGGTACTACTTACCGAAAG GGAAGCAAGCCACCTCCGGGTGAGATCATGGGTGCTTCAGCGAACATCAGTGCATGCTCATCATATCAACCGAGTCCGCAGTCCTCGGCATTTCCGAGCCCTGTCCCATCCTACCACGCCAGCCCCACATCGTCGTCCTTTCCTAGCCCTACCCGGTTCGATGCCAATCCGTCGTCGTACCTCCTTCCGTTCCTCCGTAACATCGCTTCCATCCCTACAAATCTCCCTCCCTTGAGAATTTCCAGCAGTGCCCCTGTGAcgcctcctctctcttccccaaCTTCTCGGAACTCGAAGCGGAAACCTGACTGGGAATCCCTCTCCAATAGCTCAATACATAAGTCCTCCTTCCGCCACCCTCTGTTCGCCGCCTCTGCCCCCTCCAGCCCCACTCGTCGCCAAAACATGACGCCTCCAACAATCCCCGAGTGCGATGAGTCGGATGCCTCCACAGTGGACTCTGGCCGATGGGTGAGCTTCCACCAAAACGTGGCGGTGGCTGCAGCAGCTCCGCCTTCGCCTACGTTTAATCTGGTCAAATCTTCGAGTCAACAGGGTCCTCTCAAGGATGGAGTTGAACAAAATAGCAGTTTGGCGTGGGTAGCATCGTCCGACAGGGCTTGGGGCTCTGAATTTGAGTTTGAGAATGGAAGAGTTAAGCCTTGGGAAGGTGAGAGGATTCATGAGATTGGGGTGGATGATCTGGAGCTCACACTAGGGAGCAGCAAGGCTCGTGCTTAA
- the LOC104456852 gene encoding anthocyanidin 3-O-glucosyltransferase 5, with protein sequence MDFDLFSSSSSMEKPKKLRAALLSSPGMGHLIPVMELGKCLVANHGFEVTVFVIPSQASRAEAEIIDSAVTPKLLDIVELPAPDLTAADLGPNASMITRLAAMMREVRPAFRSALAAMEATPDVLIVDLFGTEHLCMGDELRIPKYVYVPSNAWFLALLLHSPALDKEVKGEYVDQTEPLEIPGCKPVRPEDVVDPMLDRSNQQYRGYIRQAGEIPMGDGILLNVWEELQAETLAALRNEEFLGRVVNGPVYTIGPLIRPVRPAGLAKELLEWLDKQPNESVMFVSFGSGGTMSAEQLVELAWGLELSQQRFMWVLRKPIAKSLDGSFFDMGKGCGGDELLSFLPDGFMECTRDVGLVVPSWAPQVDILSHPSMGGFLSHCGWNSTLESIVNGVPMIAWPLYAEQRLNATLLAEEIGVAIRPKELPSKKIVRREEIEKLVRTIMVEKEGHMIRARVKELKSSAKKAMTKGGTSYESLHKMKEDCKMRIHRIKKAP encoded by the exons ATGGATTTCGACCTCTTTTCCTCCAGTTCATCGATGGAGAAGCCCAAAAAGCTCCGTGCGGCGCTCCTCTCGAGCCCTGGCATGGGCCACCTCATCCCCGTCATGGAGCTCGGCAAGTGCCTTGTCGCCAACCATGGCTTCGAGGTCACCGTCTTTGTCATCCCCTCCCAGGCCTCCCGTGCCGAGGCAGAGATCATCGACTCCGCCGTGACCCCCAAGCTCCTCGACATCGTGGAGCTCCCTGCCCCCGACCTCACGGCTGCGGACCTTGGCCCGAATGCCTCCATGATCACGAGGCTTGCGGCCATGATGCGCGAGGTGCGGCCGGCGTTCAGGTCTGCGCTGGCAGCCATGGAGGCCACACCCGATGTCCTCATCGTGGACCTGTTCGGGACGGAGCATCTGTGCATGGGTGATGAGTTGAGGATCCCCAAGTACGTGTACGTCCCTTCCAACGCATGGTTTCTTGCGCTGCTCCTACACTCACCGGCGCTGGACAAGGAAGTCAAAGGAGAGTATGTGGACCAGACTGAACCACTCGAGATCCCGGGTTGCAAGCCGGTCCGACCAGAGGACGTGGTGGACCCGATGCTGGACCGATCCAACCAGCAGTACCGCGGGTACATCCGGCAGGCTGGCGAGATCCCGATGGGAGATGGAATCTTGTTGAATGTGTGGGAGGAGTTGCAGGCCGAGACGCTCGCTGCATTGAGGAATGAGGAGTTTTTGGGCCGGGTTGTAAACGGTCCGGTATATACCATTGGGCCGCTCATTAGACCGGTCAGACCAGCCGGATTGGCGAAGGAGCTGCTGGAATGGCTGGATAAGCAGCCGAACGAGTCGGTGATGTTCGTCTCATTTGGCAGTGGAGGGACTATGTCGGCCGAGCAGCTGGTCGAGCTGGCTTGGGGATTGGAGCTGAGCCAACAAAG GTTTATGTGGGTACTTCGGAAACCAATTGCTAAATCTCTTGATGGATCGTTCTTTGATATGGGCAAGGGATGCGGTGGCGATGAGCTTTTGAGCTTTTTGCCAGATGGATTCATGGAATGTACTAGAGATGTTGGATTGGTAGTCCCATCGTGGGCCCCACAAGTGGACATCTTGAGCCATCCATCTATGGGTGGCTTCCTATCTCATTGTGGATGGAACTCAACCCTAGAGAGCATAGTGAACGGAGTACCCATGATCGCTTGGCCACTGTATGCCGAGCAACGGCTAAACGCGACACTCCTTGCAGAGGAGATTGGGGTGGCGATTCGGCCAAAGGAGTTGCCGTCAAAGAAGATTGTGAGGAGAGAGGAGATAGAGAAGTTGGTGAGGACAATAATGGTGGAGAAAGAAGGGCACATGATAAGAGCTCGAGTCAAAGAGCTCAA
- the LOC104456853 gene encoding anthocyanidin 3-O-glucosyltransferase 5, with the protein METQKKLRVVLLSSPGLGHLIPVIELGKCLVADHGFEATVFVLPLQASRAEAEIIESAMTPKLLDIVELPPPDLSAAGLDPNAATATRLVVMMREARAAFRSVLAAMEARPDVLIVDLLGAEYLCLADELGIPRYVFVPSNAWFLALLLHSPTLDKETKGEYVDRTEPLEIPGCKPLRPEDVVDAMLDRSDQQYHEYVQGAGKIPTGDGILLNVWEDLQAETLASLRNEEFLGRVVNGPVYTVGPLTRPVRPVGLGKELLEWLDKQPSESVMFVSFGSGGTVSAEQLVELAWGLELSQQRFIWVLRQPIVKSLDGSFFDVGKGDAGDEVLSFLPSGFTTHTHGIGFILPSWASQVEILSHPSVGGFLSHCGWNSTLESIVNGVPMIAWPLYAEQRLNATLLTEEIGVAVRPKVLPSKKIVGREEIEKLVRTVMVEKEGHTLRVRVRDLKSSAQKAVARGGSSYESLCKMKEDCQMGIHHIKKSH; encoded by the exons ATGGAGACGCAGAAAAAGCTCCGTGTGGTACTCCTCTCGAGCCCCGGCCTGGGCCACCTCATCCCTGTCATCGAGCTTGGCAAGTGCCTCGTTGCCGACCACGGCTTCGAGGCGACTGTCTTCGTCCTCCCCCTCCAGGCCTCCCGTGCTGAGGCTGAGATCATCGAGTCTGCCATGACCCCCAAGCTCCTCGACATCGTGGAGCTCCCACCCCCTGACCTCTCAGCTGCAGGCCTCGACCCGAATGCAGCCACGGCCACGAGGCTCGTGGTCATGATGCGAGAGGCCCGGGCGGCATTCAGGTCTGTGCTCGCGGCAATGGAGGCCCGGCCTGATGTCCTCATCGTGGACTTGCTTGGGGCGGAGTATCTGTGCCTTGCCGACGAGTTGGGGATCCCCAGGTACGTTTTCGTCCCTTCCAATGCATGGTTTCTTGCGTTGTTGTTACACTCGCCCACACTAGACAAGGAAACGAAGGGGGAGTACGTGGACCGAACCGAACCACTCGAGATCCCAGGTTGCAAGCCGCTCCGACCAGAGGACGTGGTGGACGCGATGCTGGACCGGTCTGACCAGCAGTACCACGAGTACGTGCAGGGGGCTGGCAAGATCCCAACGGGAGATGGAATCTTGTTGAATGTGTGGGAGGATTTGCAGGCCGAGACGCTGGCTTCGCTGAGGAATGAAGAGTTCTTGGGACGGGTTGTGAACGGTCCGGTATATACGGTTGGGCCGCTCACTAGACCGGTCAGACCGGTCGGTTTGGGGAAGGAGCTGCTGGAATGGCTGGATAAGCAGCCGAGCGAGTCGGTGATGTTCGTCTCGTTCGGAAGTGGAGGGACAGTGTCGGCTGAGCAGCTGGTCGAGCTAGCTTGGGGATTGGAGCTGAGCCAACAAAG GTTTATATGGGTACTTCGACAACCAATTGTCAAATCTCTTGATGGATCATTTTTTGATGTGGGAAAGGGTGATGCCGGCGATGAGGTTTTGAGCTTTTTGCCGAGTGGATTCACAACACATACCCATGGCATCGGATTTATACTCCCATCATGGGCCTCACAAGTGGAAATCTTGAGTCATCCATCCGTAGGCGGCTTCCTATCTCATTGTGGATGGAACTCAACCCTAGAGAGCATAGTGAATGGAGTGCCCATGATTGCCTGGCCACTATATGCCGAGCAAAGGCTAAATGCAACGCTTCTCACTGAGGAGATTGGGGTGGCGGTGCGGCCAAAGGTGTTGCCATCGAAGAAGATTGTGGGAAGGGAGGAGATAGAGAAGTTGGTGAGGACAGTAATGGTGGAGAAAGAAGGGCATACGTTAAGAGTTAGAGTCAGAGATCTCAAGAGTAGCGCACAAAAGGCTGTGGCAAGAGGTGGTAGTTCCTACGAGTCTCTTTGTAAGATGAAGGAAGATTGCCAAATGGGGATCCACCATATTAAGAAGTCTCATTAA
- the LOC104416463 gene encoding anthocyanidin 3-O-glucosyltransferase 5-like codes for MYNFNKFIWVLWQPTIKSLDESFFDAGKGGAGNEVLRFLLGGFTARTRDIGIILLSWASQVVILSHPSVGAFLSHCGWNSTLESIVNGVPIIIWPLYAEQRLNGTLLTEEIGVVVQPKELPPKKIVGREEIEKLVRMVMVEKEGHALRARVRDLKSSALKAVAKGGSSYESLCKMKEDCQIRIRHIKKAH; via the coding sequence ATGTATAATTTCAATAAGTTTATATGGGTACTCTGGCAACCAACTATCAAATCTCTTGATGAATCGTTTTTTGATGCGGGAAAGGGTGGTGCTGGTAATGAAGTTTTGAGATTTTTGCTCGGTGGATTCACGGCACGTACTCGTGACATTGGAATCATACTTCTATCATGGGCCTCACAAGTGGTTATCTTGAGCCATCCATCTGTGGGTGCCTTCCTATCTCACTGCGGATGGAACTCGACTCTAGAGAGCATAGTGAATGGAGTGCCTATAATCATATGGCCACTATATGCTGAGCAAAGGCTAAATGGGACTCTCCTCACCGAGGAGATTGGGGTGGTGGTTCAGCCAAAGGAGTTGCCACCGAAGAAGATTGTGGGGAGGGAGGAGATAGAGAAGTTGGTGAGGATGGTAATGGTGGAGAAAGAAGGGCATGCGCTAAGAGCTCGAGTTAGAGATCTCAAGAGTAGCGCACTAAAAGCTGTGGCAAAAGGTGGTAGTTCCTACGAGTCTCTATGTAAGATGAAGGAAGATTGCCAAATTAGGATCCGACACATCAAGAAGGCTCATTAA